One Paraburkholderia phytofirmans OLGA172 genomic window carries:
- a CDS encoding NAD(P)/FAD-dependent oxidoreductase, with the protein MLRLSEIKLPLDHPESVLEAAVRARLAELGVGDDGLVRYTVFRRAHDARKRTDIKLTYIVDVEVKDEAAALRRLADVPHCGVTPDMTYRFVAKAPAQMTSPRPVVIGMGPCGLFAGLILAQMGFRPIILERGKAVRERTKDTFGLWRKSVLNPESNVQFGEGGAGTFSDGKLYSQIKDPKHYGRKVLDEFVRAGAPEDILYLSRPHIGTFRLVSMVEKMRATIHELGGEVRFETRVDDIEIDQGKVRGLKLSTGEHLRCDHVVLAVGHSARDTFQMLNDRGVYIEAKPFSLGFRIEHPQGLIDRSRFGKFAGHKQLGAADYKVVHHCSNGRAVYSFCMCPGGTVVAATSEPGRVVTNGMSQYSRAERNANAGIVVGITPDDYPGGPLAGIAFQRKWEERAFELGGGNYMAPGQLVGDFIAGRPSTSLGSVVPSYKPGVHPTDLSTALPDYVIEAIREALPQMDKKIAGFAMHDAVLTGVETRTSSPIRVRRRDDYQSMNVEGLYPAGEGAGYAGGIYSAAIDGIEVAEALALKMSGASVAV; encoded by the coding sequence ATGTTACGTCTAAGCGAAATCAAACTCCCGCTCGATCATCCCGAGAGCGTTCTCGAAGCCGCCGTCCGCGCGCGCCTCGCTGAGCTCGGCGTGGGCGACGACGGGCTCGTCCGATACACCGTGTTCCGCCGCGCACACGACGCGCGCAAGCGCACCGACATCAAGCTCACTTATATCGTCGACGTTGAAGTCAAAGATGAAGCGGCCGCGCTCAGGCGGCTCGCCGACGTGCCGCACTGCGGCGTGACGCCGGACATGACGTACCGTTTTGTCGCCAAAGCACCGGCGCAGATGACCTCCCCGCGCCCGGTCGTGATCGGCATGGGGCCGTGCGGCCTGTTTGCCGGGCTGATCCTTGCCCAAATGGGCTTTCGTCCGATCATTCTCGAGCGCGGCAAGGCCGTGCGCGAGCGCACTAAAGATACTTTCGGCCTGTGGCGCAAGTCGGTGCTCAATCCTGAATCGAACGTGCAGTTCGGCGAAGGCGGCGCGGGTACCTTCTCGGACGGCAAGCTTTATAGTCAGATCAAGGATCCGAAGCACTACGGCCGCAAGGTGCTCGATGAGTTCGTCCGCGCGGGTGCGCCGGAGGACATTCTTTATCTGAGCCGCCCCCATATCGGCACGTTCCGCCTTGTCAGCATGGTCGAAAAGATGCGCGCGACCATTCACGAGTTGGGCGGCGAAGTGCGTTTCGAGACGCGGGTCGACGATATTGAAATCGATCAGGGCAAGGTGCGCGGGCTCAAACTGTCGACGGGCGAACATTTGCGCTGCGACCACGTGGTGCTGGCGGTCGGCCATAGCGCGCGCGATACCTTCCAGATGCTGAACGACCGCGGCGTCTATATCGAAGCCAAGCCTTTTTCGCTCGGTTTCCGGATCGAACATCCGCAAGGGTTGATCGATCGCAGTCGTTTCGGCAAGTTCGCGGGACACAAGCAACTCGGCGCCGCTGACTATAAGGTGGTGCATCACTGCAGCAATGGGCGTGCGGTTTATAGCTTCTGCATGTGTCCGGGCGGCACGGTGGTCGCGGCGACTTCCGAGCCGGGCCGCGTGGTGACCAACGGCATGAGCCAGTACTCACGGGCGGAACGCAATGCCAACGCCGGGATTGTCGTCGGCATCACGCCGGACGACTATCCGGGCGGGCCGCTTGCCGGCATCGCCTTCCAGCGTAAATGGGAAGAGCGGGCGTTCGAACTGGGCGGCGGCAACTATATGGCGCCGGGGCAACTGGTCGGCGATTTTATCGCTGGGCGGCCGTCTACGTCGCTGGGGTCGGTGGTGCCGTCCTACAAGCCGGGCGTGCATCCGACCGATCTCAGCACGGCGCTGCCCGACTACGTGATCGAGGCGATCCGCGAAGCGTTGCCGCAGATGGACAAGAAAATCGCCGGGTTTGCCATGCATGACGCCGTGCTGACAGGCGTCGAGACGAGAACGTCGTCACCGATTCGCGTGCGGCGCCGGGACGACTATCAGAGCATGAATGTCGAGGGCTTGTATCCGGCCGGTGAGGGCGCGGGGTATGCCGGCGGAATCTACTCGGCAGCCATCGACGGGATCGAGGTGGCCGAAGCGCTTGCATTGAAGATGAGCGGGGCGTCGGTGGCGGTATGA
- the paaA gene encoding 1,2-phenylacetyl-CoA epoxidase subunit PaaA — MYTQSLDIPGNVAPLDAAASSPEQAQFDAVMTADGKIEAQDWMPDAYRKTLVRQISQHAHSEIVGMLPEGNWITRAPSLKRKAILLAKVQDEAGHGLYLYSAAETLGVSRDQLIAALHSGKAKYSSIFNYPTPTWADVGVIGWLVDGAAIMNQIPLCRCTYGPYARAMIRICKEESFHQRQGFDALMSMMSGTEAQRELVQQAVNRWWWPVLMMFGPSDKDSIHSNQSSKWGIKRISNDDLRQKFVDATVDQAKVLGVTLPDPDLKWNEARGHHDYGDIDWEEFWRVVNGDGPCNRERLATRVKAHDEGAWVREAALAHAEKQRQRAQQHAA; from the coding sequence ATGTACACGCAATCCCTGGATATCCCCGGCAATGTTGCCCCGCTCGACGCGGCAGCGAGTTCGCCCGAACAGGCGCAATTCGATGCGGTCATGACCGCCGACGGCAAGATCGAGGCGCAGGACTGGATGCCTGACGCTTACCGCAAGACGCTGGTGCGGCAAATCTCGCAGCACGCGCATTCGGAGATCGTCGGCATGCTGCCAGAAGGCAACTGGATCACACGCGCACCCAGCCTGAAGCGCAAGGCGATCCTGCTGGCCAAAGTGCAGGATGAAGCCGGCCACGGTCTCTATCTATATAGCGCGGCCGAAACGCTCGGTGTGTCGCGCGATCAGTTGATCGCTGCGTTGCACTCGGGCAAAGCCAAATATTCGAGCATCTTCAATTACCCGACGCCCACGTGGGCGGACGTCGGCGTGATCGGCTGGCTGGTGGACGGCGCGGCAATCATGAACCAGATTCCGCTGTGCCGCTGCACTTACGGCCCGTACGCACGCGCAATGATCCGTATCTGCAAGGAAGAGTCGTTCCATCAGCGCCAAGGCTTCGACGCGCTGATGTCGATGATGAGCGGCACCGAAGCGCAACGCGAATTGGTCCAGCAAGCCGTGAACCGCTGGTGGTGGCCGGTGCTGATGATGTTCGGACCGAGCGACAAAGACTCGATCCACAGCAACCAGTCGTCGAAATGGGGCATCAAACGCATCTCGAACGACGATCTGCGCCAGAAATTCGTCGACGCCACCGTCGACCAGGCCAAGGTGCTCGGCGTCACGCTGCCGGACCCGGATCTGAAGTGGAACGAAGCCCGTGGCCACCACGACTATGGCGATATCGACTGGGAAGAATTCTGGCGCGTCGTGAATGGCGACGGCCCCTGCAACCGCGAACGTCTCGCGACTCGCGTGAAGGCGCACGACGAAGGCGCCTGGGTGCGCGAAGCCGCCCTCGCCCACGCCGAAAAGCAACGCCAGCGCGCGCAACAGCACGCCGCTTAA
- the paaB gene encoding 1,2-phenylacetyl-CoA epoxidase subunit PaaB encodes MNKEWPIWEVFVRSKQGLDHKHCGSLHAADAPMALRMARDVYTRRQEGVSIWVVPSSAITASAPEDKAELFEPAGDKIYRHPTFYTLPDEVNHM; translated from the coding sequence ATGAACAAGGAATGGCCGATTTGGGAAGTCTTCGTGCGCAGCAAGCAGGGACTCGACCATAAACACTGCGGCAGCCTGCATGCCGCCGACGCGCCGATGGCGCTGCGCATGGCCCGCGACGTCTACACGCGCCGCCAGGAAGGCGTGAGCATCTGGGTGGTGCCGTCGTCGGCGATCACGGCGTCCGCGCCGGAAGACAAGGCGGAGCTGTTCGAACCGGCTGGCGACAAGATTTACCGCCATCCGACGTTCTATACGCTCCCCGACGAAGTCAACCACATGTAA
- the paaC gene encoding 1,2-phenylacetyl-CoA epoxidase subunit PaaC — MNITPQHLQYVLRLADTALILGQRNTEWCGHGPVLEEDIALSNMSLDLIGQARLLYTHAASLEQQLTGKSRTEDDYAYFRAEREFANYTLAELPHYGPLAGTAQAEKDYAVTIVRNFLYATLMAHLWSALTTSKDEQLAAIASKSIKEASYHVHHASEWLIRFGDGTDESHRRAQAALDYLLPYTREFFSADAVEETIAAAGIGPMTSDLEGAWLEDVQATLDKATLKLPEAVKHITTGKHGEHSEHMGFVLAEMQSLARQHPGATW, encoded by the coding sequence ATGAACATTACGCCCCAACATCTGCAGTACGTGCTGCGCCTCGCGGACACCGCGCTGATCCTCGGTCAGCGCAATACCGAGTGGTGCGGTCACGGCCCGGTTCTCGAAGAGGACATCGCGCTGTCGAACATGAGTCTGGATCTGATCGGTCAGGCGCGCCTGTTGTATACGCACGCCGCCTCGCTGGAACAGCAACTCACCGGCAAAAGCCGCACGGAAGACGACTACGCCTACTTCCGCGCCGAACGTGAGTTCGCCAACTACACGCTGGCCGAGTTGCCGCATTACGGCCCGCTAGCCGGTACCGCGCAAGCCGAGAAGGACTACGCGGTCACGATCGTGCGCAATTTCCTGTACGCGACGCTGATGGCGCATCTTTGGTCGGCACTCACTACGTCGAAGGATGAACAGCTGGCAGCGATCGCCTCGAAGTCGATCAAGGAAGCCAGCTATCACGTGCACCACGCAAGCGAATGGCTGATCCGTTTCGGCGACGGCACCGACGAGTCACATCGCCGTGCTCAAGCCGCACTCGACTATCTGCTGCCATACACGCGCGAGTTTTTCAGTGCCGACGCCGTGGAGGAGACCATCGCCGCCGCCGGTATCGGGCCGATGACGTCGGATCTCGAAGGAGCATGGCTCGAAGACGTACAGGCCACGCTCGATAAAGCCACGCTCAAGCTGCCCGAAGCCGTCAAGCACATCACGACTGGCAAGCACGGCGAGCACTCGGAACACATGGGTTTTGTGCTGGCCGAAATGCAAAGCCTCGCGCGCCAGCATCCCGGCGCCACCTGGTAA
- the paaD gene encoding 1,2-phenylacetyl-CoA epoxidase subunit PaaD — MTTSTAMLTANATLERAWAVLETVPDPEIPVVSIRELGILRDVRRAADGTLEVVITPTYSGCPAMSQIAEDVAHALDAADLKPYRIATVLAPAWTTDWMTADAREKLRAYGIAPPTGNCGSAAPSQEKVLRFMPRALPAPSCPRCGSAHTERLAQFGSTACKALYRCIDCREPFDYFKPY; from the coding sequence ATGACGACCTCGACTGCCATGCTCACCGCCAACGCCACGCTCGAACGCGCGTGGGCCGTGCTCGAAACGGTGCCCGATCCGGAGATTCCGGTGGTGTCGATTCGGGAACTCGGCATTCTGCGCGACGTGCGGCGCGCCGCCGACGGCACGCTCGAAGTCGTGATCACGCCGACCTATTCCGGTTGCCCGGCAATGTCGCAGATCGCCGAAGACGTCGCGCATGCGCTCGACGCGGCCGATCTGAAGCCATATCGGATCGCCACGGTCCTCGCACCGGCCTGGACCACCGACTGGATGACCGCCGACGCGCGTGAAAAGCTGCGCGCCTACGGCATCGCGCCGCCGACGGGCAATTGCGGCTCCGCCGCGCCGTCGCAGGAAAAAGTGCTGCGTTTCATGCCGCGCGCGCTGCCGGCGCCGTCGTGCCCCCGTTGCGGCTCGGCGCATACCGAGCGCCTCGCGCAATTCGGCTCGACGGCCTGCAAGGCGCTGTACCGCTGCATCGACTGCCGCGAACCCTTCGACTACTTCAAACCATACTGA
- the paaE gene encoding 1,2-phenylacetyl-CoA epoxidase subunit PaaE: MATPQFHPLRIREVRPETADAVSVAFEVPAELRDQYRFMQGQFVTLKTHIDGEETRRSYSICVGVTDYDRDGELRIGIKRVRGGRFSNFAFDTLQPGHTIDVMTPDGRFFTHLNADQGQQYLAFSGGSGITPVLAIIKTTLEVEPRSTFTLVYGNRSVDQIMFAEELEDLKNRFMNRFVLYHVLSDDLQDVELFNGVLDQEKCAAFIENLLPADAIDEAFICGPAPMMDAAEAALKAAGVPSAKVHVERFGSPLPQAGVPPVEITDDTPAADLEIVLDGKRRKLRLPYQGVSVLDVGLRAGLALPYACKGGVCCTCRAKVLEGEVKMEKNYTLEEHEIRDGYVLTCQCHPISDRVVVSYDER, translated from the coding sequence ATGGCTACCCCGCAATTTCATCCGCTGCGCATCCGCGAAGTGCGGCCCGAAACCGCCGACGCGGTCTCGGTTGCCTTCGAAGTCCCTGCCGAACTACGCGATCAATACCGCTTCATGCAGGGTCAGTTCGTCACGCTGAAAACGCACATCGACGGTGAGGAAACGCGCCGTTCGTATTCGATCTGCGTCGGCGTCACCGATTACGATCGCGACGGCGAATTGCGCATCGGCATCAAGCGCGTGCGCGGCGGGCGTTTCTCGAACTTCGCGTTCGACACGCTGCAGCCCGGCCACACCATTGACGTGATGACGCCGGACGGCCGCTTCTTCACCCATCTGAATGCCGACCAGGGTCAGCAATACCTCGCGTTTTCCGGCGGCTCGGGCATCACACCGGTGCTCGCGATCATCAAGACCACGCTCGAAGTCGAGCCACGCAGCACTTTCACGCTGGTGTACGGCAACCGCAGCGTCGATCAGATCATGTTCGCGGAAGAACTCGAGGATCTGAAGAACCGCTTCATGAACCGCTTCGTGCTCTATCACGTGCTGTCCGACGACCTGCAAGACGTCGAGCTGTTCAACGGCGTGCTCGACCAGGAGAAGTGCGCCGCCTTCATCGAAAATCTGCTGCCGGCCGACGCAATCGACGAAGCCTTCATCTGCGGCCCCGCACCGATGATGGATGCCGCCGAGGCTGCGCTGAAAGCAGCGGGCGTGCCTTCGGCAAAAGTGCATGTTGAGCGCTTCGGTTCGCCGCTGCCGCAAGCGGGCGTGCCGCCGGTCGAAATCACCGACGACACCCCGGCCGCCGACCTCGAAATCGTCCTCGACGGGAAAAGGCGCAAGCTGCGCCTGCCGTATCAGGGCGTGAGCGTGCTCGACGTCGGCTTGCGTGCCGGTCTCGCGTTGCCGTACGCGTGCAAGGGCGGCGTCTGCTGCACTTGCCGCGCGAAGGTGCTGGAAGGCGAGGTCAAGATGGAAAAGAACTACACGCTGGAAGAACACGAAATCCGCGACGGTTACGTGCTGACCTGCCAATGCCATCCAATCAGCGATCGCGTGGTGGTGAGTTACGACGAGCGCTGA
- a CDS encoding DUF1835 domain-containing protein: MSTIHLTNGDVAAESLRAALAEAGRDDRVHALRDDLAVGPLRGIDDGPDVRAEFWDRVSTDRRRDFLREFREQAATLENIARGAANVVVWHGESAADQLMLRRVSYHLRNSPQRLNEVRLSIHDLTDPDAWAHSRKDRATSVGMFAPAVLQGRLPDAAPISVLRISRLALEWQEAKHANGETRRWRDNTFTNGSFADLDALILEQAIGDWQPAARVAAELMTADLCYLVSDSIVLWRFRELAATRRIKLRGDASAWRTLELCAALAPCPH; encoded by the coding sequence ATGAGCACCATCCACCTCACCAACGGCGATGTCGCCGCCGAGTCACTGCGCGCCGCGCTAGCCGAGGCGGGCCGCGACGATCGCGTGCACGCACTGCGCGACGATCTGGCGGTCGGTCCGCTGCGCGGTATCGATGACGGACCCGACGTGCGAGCAGAATTCTGGGACCGTGTCAGCACGGACCGCCGGCGCGATTTTCTTCGGGAATTCCGCGAGCAGGCGGCCACGCTGGAGAACATCGCACGCGGTGCCGCGAACGTGGTGGTCTGGCACGGCGAAAGCGCAGCCGATCAATTGATGCTGCGCCGCGTCAGCTACCACCTGCGCAACAGCCCGCAACGGCTGAATGAAGTGCGTCTGTCGATTCACGACCTCACCGATCCGGACGCATGGGCGCACAGTCGCAAAGATCGCGCGACATCCGTCGGCATGTTCGCGCCGGCTGTACTGCAAGGGCGCCTGCCGGACGCGGCGCCGATTTCGGTTCTGCGCATCAGCCGGCTTGCGCTCGAATGGCAGGAGGCCAAACACGCGAACGGCGAGACACGGCGCTGGCGCGACAACACTTTCACGAACGGCAGCTTCGCCGATCTGGACGCACTGATTCTCGAACAGGCCATCGGCGACTGGCAACCTGCCGCGCGTGTTGCCGCTGAACTGATGACCGCCGACCTCTGCTATCTGGTGAGCGACAGCATCGTGCTGTGGCGCTTTCGCGAACTGGCCGCAACACGCCGCATCAAGCTGCGCGGCGACGCGAGCGCATGGCGCACGCTGGAGCTCTGCGCGGCACTTGCACCCTGTCCACACTAA
- a CDS encoding TetR/AcrR family transcriptional regulator: MARTRAPDHETQRDQILELAAAKFAQTSYPSTSMADLAAASGTSKARLYHYYASKEAILFDLLDRYTKRLMLIIAEVEGASQRRGLSERETFAELIRAFLSEYETSHSRHVALLNDVKYLVDAQREIILNRQRDVVAAFARQLARAYPERATRENQTALTMMVFGMINWTFTWLKPDGRMGYREFAEQVVNMVDHGLSSAEG, translated from the coding sequence ATGGCACGCACCCGAGCCCCCGACCACGAAACCCAGCGCGACCAGATTCTCGAACTAGCCGCGGCGAAATTCGCGCAGACCAGCTACCCGAGCACCTCGATGGCCGACCTCGCCGCCGCGAGCGGCACCTCGAAAGCGCGCCTGTACCACTACTACGCGAGCAAGGAAGCGATCCTGTTCGATCTGCTGGACCGCTACACCAAACGGCTGATGCTGATCATCGCCGAGGTGGAGGGAGCGAGCCAACGTCGCGGGTTGTCCGAGCGGGAAACCTTCGCGGAGCTGATCCGCGCATTTCTGTCCGAGTATGAGACGTCGCACAGCCGTCACGTCGCGCTCTTGAACGACGTGAAGTATCTGGTCGACGCCCAGCGCGAGATCATCCTGAACCGCCAGCGCGACGTGGTCGCGGCGTTTGCGCGGCAGTTGGCGCGCGCTTATCCGGAACGCGCCACGCGCGAAAACCAGACCGCCCTCACGATGATGGTGTTCGGAATGATCAACTGGACATTCACCTGGCTCAAGCCGGACGGCCGAATGGGCTACCGGGAATTTGCCGAGCAGGTGGTCAATATGGTGGACCATGGATTGAGCTCCGCCGAAGGCTGA
- a CDS encoding GNAT family N-acetyltransferase, producing MNMITPRAAEPIVAHDRLLQPGGRAPALVRELTAIDRERLLTHFLSLDEDDRLLRFGQIVPDHVIENYVRAIDFTRDTVFGVFDSQLQLIGVGHLAYLPVEGNKRTAEFGVSVLESARGQGIGSKLFERAAIRSRNTHVTMLYMHCLSRNSTMMHIAKKAGMKIEYSYGEADAYLTLPPADQTSIIAEMLQEQAAVFDYALKRQARQASRLFESFLPTAEAA from the coding sequence ATGAACATGATTACACCCCGCGCCGCTGAGCCGATCGTCGCGCACGATCGCCTGTTGCAGCCAGGCGGTCGTGCGCCTGCTCTGGTCCGCGAACTCACCGCCATCGATCGCGAACGGCTGCTGACCCACTTCCTCTCGCTCGACGAAGACGACCGCCTTTTGCGCTTTGGCCAGATCGTGCCGGACCACGTCATTGAAAATTACGTCCGCGCGATCGATTTCACGCGCGACACGGTCTTCGGCGTATTCGATAGTCAATTGCAACTCATCGGCGTCGGCCATCTGGCGTATCTGCCGGTCGAAGGCAACAAGCGCACTGCCGAGTTCGGCGTCTCGGTGCTGGAAAGCGCTCGTGGGCAAGGTATTGGCTCGAAGCTCTTCGAGCGTGCCGCCATCCGCAGCCGGAATACGCATGTCACCATGCTCTACATGCACTGCCTGTCGCGCAATTCGACCATGATGCACATCGCGAAGAAGGCCGGCATGAAGATCGAATACTCGTACGGCGAAGCAGACGCCTATCTGACGCTGCCGCCGGCGGATCAAACGAGCATCATCGCCGAAATGCTGCAGGAGCAAGCCGCGGTGTTCGATTACGCACTCAAGCGCCAGGCGCGTCAGGCGTCGAGACTGTTCGAATCGTTCTTGCCGACAGCTGAGGCCGCTTAA